The following is a genomic window from Candidatus Margulisiibacteriota bacterium.
TTCTCCTTGATACCGTGGGGGAACTGGCTTCTGTTTACGGCATATCTGATATTGCAATCATCGGGAAGAGTTTTAGGGGCCTGGGCGGCCAGAATCCACTTGAAGCTGCATACTGGAGCAAACCGATTATCTGCGGTCCGCATATGGAAAATTTTCCTTTTGTTCAGGAATTCTACCGGGAAAACGCTGCTCTTGAGGCTAAGGAAGAGGAGCTTTATTCAAGGATAAAAGACCTTCTGCTTTCACCGGTAAAGGCAAAAAAGATCGGAGCAAAAGCCCGGGGATTATTCAATAAAAACGCGGGAGCAGTTGAACGGGCGATGGAGATTATTGAAAGGTATATTGCTTAATCTCTCACGCCTGAAACAAAGAAGCCTCTGCCTTGTCAGCAGAGGCTTCCTCTCTTCTTATCGGAATAAAACTATTTTACTGCGTCTTTAAATGCCTTACCGGCTGAGAACCGGGGGACTTTCCGTGCAGCAATCTTGATGGTCGCTCCTGTCTGCGGATTGCGGCCTGTCCGTGCTTTCCTTTTCGATACTGCGAAAGTACCGAAACCGACCAATGCAACCTTGTTGCCCTTCTTCACGGTTTTGACGATTGCATCAATCAGGGAATCAAGCGCCTTTCCTGCTGCTGCCTTCGAGATGTCGGCATCCTTTGCCATTTTTTCTACCAGCTCTGCTTTTGTCATGTTGACCTCCTTTTAAGTATTTGTTTGAGAAACTATACAGAAACACTTCCAAACAACGGTAAAGCGATTCAAAACATTACTCAGATTTTATAACTTTTCTTCTTCATCAGGAAGATTTGCATTTCAGGCCATCTCTCCTGATCCAACTTTCATTCTGTAAAATTATACATGAAGCAATCATAGAAAGGAAGCTCTCCCTGAAAATCAAATATGGGATAGGTCGAAAGAGTCCGTTACAGGCCTGATCCCAATAGTCAATTTATGCACTGATGATCTGTCGGCACATATCCTGTAATCCTTTCTGGATGAGCGATTGCCGCATTCGACAGCTTATTTCTGTCGTCAAAAAAATTGACAGCATCAGTATGGTATGGTAACATGTCTCACGTTTTCAGAAAAAGATTTTCAATCTTTTCGCGGTGAACAGATATCCAAGGAGGGACATGTGACAAAGAAGGAAATCACGAAAAAGGTAACGAAAAAGACAAAGGCCGTTAAGAAGGATGTCGCCAAGAAAGTGAAGGCCGTTAAGAAAGATGTTGCCAAGAAAGTAAAGGCCGTCAAGAAAGACGTTGCCAAGACTGTTAAGACCGTCAAGAAAACTGTTGCCAAGAAAGTAAAGGCTGTAAAAAAGAAGATCTGATAAAGGCTGTTCATAAAGCATACC
Proteins encoded in this region:
- a CDS encoding HU family DNA-binding protein — its product is MTKAELVEKMAKDADISKAAAGKALDSLIDAIVKTVKKGNKVALVGFGTFAVSKRKARTGRNPQTGATIKIAARKVPRFSAGKAFKDAVK